The Aneurinibacillus migulanus genome contains the following window.
CTTCTATCTTGGACAGAAGTACGGACTTGATGTTTTATGCCCGGTAGATGGCAAGGGAATCATGACGAAGGAAGCGCCAGGCTTTGAGGGCGTATTCTATGATGACGCCAACAAGCTGATTACCGAAAAGCTAAAAGAAGCGGGTGCTCTTCTGCATATGAATTTTATTACGCACTCGTACCCGCATGATTGGCGTTCAAAGCAGCCGATTATTTTCCGTGCGACTGAGCAGTGGTTTGCATCCATAGACGGCTTCCGTCAGGAAATGCTTGCAGCGATTAAGGACGTGAAATGGATGCCTCACTGGGGCGAACAGCGTCTACATAATATGATCGCCGATCGTGGAGATTGGTGCATCTCCCGCCAGCGTGTCTGGGGTGTTCCGATTCCAATCTTCTACTGTCTCGATTGCAATGAGGCGTTGATTAATGACGATACGATTAACCATGTTTCTGATTTATTCCGCCGCGAAGGATCTTCTGTCTGGTTCGCGAAGGAAACGAAAGAACTGCTACCGGAAGGGATGGTGTGCCAGCATTGTGGCGGCAAACACTTCCGCAAAGAGACGGACATTATGGATGTATGGTTCGACTCCGGCTCCAGCCATGAAGCAGTATTGCGTGAGCGTGAAGATCTGGCATGGCCGGCTGATTTGTATTTAGAAGGATCCGATCAGTACCGTGGTTGGTTCAACTCATCATTGTCGACTGCGGTAGCTGTATACGGACGCGCGCCGTACAAAGCAGTATTAAGCCATGGCTTTACGCTGGACGGAGAAGGACGTAAAATGTCCAAATCTCTCGGCAATGTTATCGTGCCAAAGAAGATTATGGATCAACTCGGTGCAGATATATTGCGCCTGTGGGTAGCATCCGTTGATTACCAATCAGATGTACGCATATCTGACGCCATTTTGAAGCAAATTGCAGAAGCGTACCGCAAAATTCGTAACACATTCCGCTTCTTGCTCGGCAATCTGGAAGGGTTCGATCCGAAGGCGGATCGCTTACCGTACGAACAACTCGATGAACTGGACCGCTATATGGTGTTGAAAAATCAGAAAATGATTCAGAAGGTACGCACAGCGTACAAAGAGTATCAGTTCCATACGGTATACAACACAATTCATAATTTCTGCTCGCTTGAGCTTAGTTCATTCTATCTTGACATTTCTAAGGACCGCTTGTATGCAGATGCAGAGAAGTCGCTACGTCGTCGTTCAGCACAGACAGTTATGTATGATATTCTTCTGGATCTTGTCCGGTTGGTTGCTCCTATCATTCCACATACGGCGGATGAAGTATGGAACTACATCCCGGGCACAGACGTTGAAAGCGTACAGTTGACGGATATGCCTGAGGCTGATGCGAAACAATTGGATGAAGCGCTTGAGGCGAAGTGGGACCGTCTGGTGGAAATTCGTGATGAAGTGAACAAAGCGCTTGAGGAAGCGCGTCGTGAGAAAA
Protein-coding sequences here:
- the ileS gene encoding isoleucine--tRNA ligase, with amino-acid sequence MDYSKTLKLPKTDFPMRGGLPTREPEMQARWEENNIYKKVQARTNGRPKFILHDGPPYANGDIHIGHALNKVLKDFIVRSKSMSGFDAPYVPGWDTHGLPIEHAIIKNEKIDRHKVGVVEFRERCADYAYKYVDKQRDQFKRLGVRGDWDNPYITLKPEYEARQVKIFGEMAKKGYIYKGLKAVYWSPSSETALAEAEIEYKDKRSASIYVAFPVIEGNGKLTEGDKVVIWTTTPWTIPANLAIAAHPELEYSLIKTEGEKFLIASGLLENVAQTIGWETYEVVAEYKGAELEGVVCRHPLYDRTSPVLPGEHVTLDAGTGCVHTAPGHGEDDFYLGQKYGLDVLCPVDGKGIMTKEAPGFEGVFYDDANKLITEKLKEAGALLHMNFITHSYPHDWRSKQPIIFRATEQWFASIDGFRQEMLAAIKDVKWMPHWGEQRLHNMIADRGDWCISRQRVWGVPIPIFYCLDCNEALINDDTINHVSDLFRREGSSVWFAKETKELLPEGMVCQHCGGKHFRKETDIMDVWFDSGSSHEAVLREREDLAWPADLYLEGSDQYRGWFNSSLSTAVAVYGRAPYKAVLSHGFTLDGEGRKMSKSLGNVIVPKKIMDQLGADILRLWVASVDYQSDVRISDAILKQIAEAYRKIRNTFRFLLGNLEGFDPKADRLPYEQLDELDRYMVLKNQKMIQKVRTAYKEYQFHTVYNTIHNFCSLELSSFYLDISKDRLYADAEKSLRRRSAQTVMYDILLDLVRLVAPIIPHTADEVWNYIPGTDVESVQLTDMPEADAKQLDEALEAKWDRLVEIRDEVNKALEEARREKIIGQSLSASVAIYPGEEAEKALKEAEERLKELFIASHVMLYPSSEKSPEDAVQLEGLAVVVKPAEGEKCERCWIITPEVGIDADHPTLCSRCATVVKQEVNA